ACATGATTTGTTTACCACGTATAAAGGCAGCTAAAGAAACCAAAGAGTTCTGGTTTGTTTCAACAGAGGAAAAAGTGGCACAAAAACGCAGTTAAAGTCCGTCTGTCTCAGTTTCCTGATCTAAAAGATCTCCACTCACTTACCTTCAGCTGTGACTTGGACACTTTGCCACACTTCTCCACGTCCAGCGACGTGAACGCGTACCAGATGGACTTGAGGAGCTCGGATTTTAGGTCCATCTTTTTTTGGAGACGTCGCCGTGCGTAAAAACAGCTACATTTCCATGCGCAGCGCGGCGGATGGCTTTTACGCAGCGAcggactggagagagagagagagagggagagagctgctgctgctgtggtggtggtgggggagagAATTGCCAAATAAAATATAGGGCAGAGCTCAGGCTGCTGTGCAAACTGCAAGGCACTAAAAAGAGTCAGATGAAGGGCAGagcgacagaggaggagagaagagataaAGTCCCCTGTTCTTCTGTTCTTTAAACGACATCGGAATAAAAAGAACTTGGGCCCACAAGCCAAATCCAGACCTACATCCAAGCTACATATCCTGGGTGTGAGACTTCTGTCCAGCCTGCACAGACATGGATGTGTGAAACTGCCAAGTCCAAATGCAAATAAACGGGatcagagctgttttcagattcCGGAGGTTTGCAGATGATTTCAGGACAcacccatgtgtgtgtggaggcccCGAGGCCAGTTTTATTTTAGTGGCTCCAAGTGCAGGGACATGATCATAATGGCTGATGTGATTGTGATGTGAAATATAACAGTGAAGTTAGGTTGTGTTTTAGAGATTGAAACCCCCACACAACACCCCTCACCTGTGACTCTCCTGAGtacatctgtcttttttctcaCCCTTATTGAACTTTGTAAAGATTTTTAAGTCATAAGAAGCAGAGGTTTTTTGTGATTATGGACTATATACAAGTACAATGGAATTTGgtaatttgatttgacagtATAGTTAAATATATTTGGTGTAATGTAGATTACTGCATGTAATGAATTAACAGTGGGATTTTAAATACAGATCCCCTTGTGTTTTCCCTGAGTGAAGGTGTcatgtatataatatatgtcCGAGCTCATCTTATGCATGTTGAAATCACGAGTGGATATGTCGATCTCAAGCAAAATAGGTTAAACAGGGACAGTGCAATCAGACAGAAAGCATCCGCAAGCCTTGTTAGAGCTTAATGTAGGCTAATCAATACCATAATTAGGTCATGAAAACGTCCGTCATTGTTCGGAGCGCAGCACGCAGGCTGTATCAAAACACTGATGTAAGTAGGGTTTAAGGAAAAGGGGTTTGCGATACATGTATGAAAATCATCTTCTGAGCTGAGGATGTATTTCATGATTTTCTGCTCCATAAACTAATGATTGCTGCATCGGggcctgttgtgttttcatcacgCTGCCGTGTCGGTTGTCTCCCTTCAAGGTCGGATCTAATCACTGTCATCTCAGGTGCTACAAATGAGATGTCATCCAGTTTGCTATAATTCAGAATAGGCCGTTCAGAGGTCTCATGTGAGGATCGACCAGTCCCAGTGCTGAGAATTTACCACTCTGGCTTTCTTCCACTATGGTCATAAAATATTAACCCAGACATGTTTCCAAAGgtatttaaaatgcaaatggaAGCTTCGCTCTTTGCCACCTGTCAAATTGACACATAAATACTTCACTTAAGTccccaaacaaaaaaattactCTACAAGATTTCAACATTCACACAATCTTTAATATATACATTTGCATTTGCCTTGCTGTGCTGCTTTGACACCACCATCACATCACAATAATGCTGTTtccatttatacatttaatatattcAAGGACGGCAGACCATGACATTCCCAGTGTCGAATCAATATCATATCCTGTAATGAGGAAAAGATTTTTCGTGTATTGTTAACAGATATGGTTTGATACAGTTTCAATCATGCCGTGTTTGCACCGCTGGTAACAGTAAATATGGATTATATATTacagaatgtaaacacaaatcATATACTACAATTACTAGAGCATTAATAATGCCTATCCTGAAGAGGAAAGGTGAAATAATTGATGATGAGGCTCGAAGCAAGGCTGATggatttgtattatttcagcGCAGTATTCTAAAATCTATCTAAAACCCAATATGTGGGTCGAGCTAATGAGATCAAGGATTTTGGAAGTAGTGCTAAAATTTAATGTTGTGAGATAAACTTGTGCTTCAGAGCCTTCAGAGCCTTCAGAGCCTCCGTACCCAAGCAAAACAATGACACACGGAGGACGACATTTAAAAGCGTTCATTTTCTCACCAAATCTGAAAAGCTGATCTTACAAAAGCGCAGGACACAGTAAAAAATGGAACAGACAAAACCTCACAGACAGTATTTAGCTTCGTTTCTACAGCACCATTCCAGCACAGTGTCGCCTTTGTGATGGTAAAACTAAATGATGTGGAGATGAACATCTgctgaacacaaacagacaaaaaaacgtCTAAATTGGAAAACTGCTGGTGAACATTCCTGTGCATTCACATATACTACATGAGAAATGTTAAACTCTAACTAATAATAGTACAttaataaagtcattatttaaacatttcagcataaaaggcagaaaaacatCACTTTGTATGAGCATATCAGGCTCTATTTTAACAATCTAAGCACATGGAGCGAGTGCATTAAGGGCCCAAACAGTTAAAGAGTGGCAAAGATTGTTGCACCAGGCGCATTGGGTTCGAAAGGGTTTTACTTAGTCTCTGAATAAATCATGGGTGTCCTTGGTAACATGCTATAAGCCAATCAGAGTGCCGTCTCCTATTTCCTATAAAAGCCTGGCATGCTTGCCCCACAGCCGATTACAATAATAAAGGCACATTTGCCAGGTTGTATGGAAAAACCATCTGCTCATGCAATCGGAGTGAAAGCGCACAAGTAAACCATCTAGAGCAACAACAGGATCCCTGAGGTGAAGCAGGTGTGGAAAGCACAGTGTCTGCACGTTGTGCATCCACCTATAGTTGGTCTATTTCACTATCCTGATCGTGTACCATAACAGTAAAATACTGCACCTTAGACTTCAGACCAGATGTTTGTTGGTCAACAGCACAAGAATGAAATGCACCAAAAACACACCTGACCTCACCTCATGTTAAGATCAACACGTCCATGGTCGCTCAGATGGAGACAAGAGCATTTACTATTAAACAACGTGGCCACTGGATGGGAAAATTACAACTGTGTCGCTCTGAAATTTGCAAAGACCCTGGCATCATGCCATCGTCTGTGGGAATAAAAGAAGCTATTCAATCTGGCCCCAAGATCGTGTGACCTCAGACTAGCTACTAATGCACCAAATGGACAGAATTGCACTTTTAATTGCACCTCTTTTCCCCTTACACTGAATCAATTAAACCTGTACAGTAGAGAGAGCCATGCAAACAATGAGGGTCAAAGAGTTGCAAAGTGAGAGGAGTAGCTGTGGAACCCTGAATGCCCAAAAACACTCGCCCAACTTTGCAACTCCACTGATCCTTTGTGGCATTAATTACCAATCCTTGGTTTAAGATTGAGCATTAATGGGCCACCACACGACGACGCTGTCTTGGTGCTAGTTTGTTGGCAAGCAGACAAGCCAGGACAATGCCTCCAATCTGGGTGAAGGCTAATCCCAACACAGTGGCAGCAATGTGGAAGACGTTGTCGTTGACCAGACTGAAGACTTTACGGAAGCAGCCGTGTGGATGGATTCCTGCAGCAACTACTTCGTCGCTATCATCTGACAGAAGAGGACGATTCTTGCAACCCTTGCGCCTGGCACAGCAGCTGTCCGGCAGGGACACCGAGGAACTGTTCTCATAAGGCAGGAAGGTCATATGTTGGGAAGCCCAATCTGAAGTGAGCCAGTCACGCCAACCCTCAGCTCCACAACACTCCAGGGCCCTCTGAAGGCTGTCCAGAGCATCGGCACGGCCCTCATCCTCTGTGTAGCCGGCCACCGCTCGCTGTAAGCCACTGCGAAATCCTCCAGCAATATCTTCACGGTAGAAGAGGCCCGAGAGTCCAGCTGCCAAACCAGCTATAAGTGCAGCAAGTTGGAAGAACCCATACGCCCTCAGCACGCAAGGCAGGTTTGCAGCCACCCCCAGACAACCTAAAAAGCCCCAAGTGGTGACGGCAGCACCTGTGGACAGGAGGATGATTGGGGCGTTGGGGTAGCGATTGGCAGACAACAGCATGAAGTCTGCCAGTGAAATCTGAGCCCAAACACCCAGGGTGAAGAGGGCCAAGCCGGCTGCCCAGAAAAGGCAGCTGAAAGCGAGGAGTCCCAGGCGCAGGAGGTGCATGACTCCCACTGGGCGGCAGCAGGGTGGGGGAGTCCCCACAGGTGGAGGTGCGGGGGGAGCCAGGGAGGCCTCTGAGCACATAGACAAGGATAGTCGCTGATGCTGGTGGTGGgactgctcctcctgctcttggTAGGGGGACAGCAGGTAGCCGGGGATGGCAGAGGGtcgacgaggaagaggaggaggagtgagtaGGTTGAGACCCTGTGGACAGGACAGTCTTCGCACCGCTAACTGCTCGCGCTCCCAGTCCAAAGCTCGTCTGCTGGGACTCGGCCGAGCTGACAGCGAGTCGTACGGCAGTGCAGAGCTCATGATCCCTGCTAAGGCTTTAAGtactcccctctctctcttttacacactcaccttctcttctttcctttatCAATACTTTCACACTCGTCTTCCTCCAACACACAAGCTCCCTCCCACCTCTTTATGACTGGTTATTAAGCCACCAGCAAGACGACCAGCAGCGACTGGACAGTAAATCTTGCTGATGGGTGCTGCGTCGTGCCGTTATCTTCCTCCGCAGCCCCCTTGTTTCCTCcctatttatctgtttatttcgGGCGTTCTTTCCACCTGCATGGTCACCAGCTCTCGGAATTTCTCCGCTGACAGTCACATCCAGACATCTGCTCGCGCACTGCTGCCCCTCGCTCGCGTCAAGGCAAGAGGTGAGTGCAGTGGGATGGACGGAGGAGTCCGTCTATGCACCCCCTCTCTCGGTGTGGAGGAGAGTTTGACTTTGGTCcatttgtgaaataaatgatgGGAGAAAAATATCCTTTACTTTACACTGTATGtgatatttgtaaaataaagaaacctTCTCTGAGTTTAACTTTAATGATTTTGTTagtctgcattttttttatagataATTGATACCAATGCTTATAGCATTacagtgtgaaataaataatttcctAGATGTGCAATCTATTCAGGAATCAGTTTAATAAAAACGTAATTTTAAATTATGgacaaataatataataataataattatttacttCATAAGGACATGCAAAACACAGAttttgcatgtctgtgtttgtaataCTTAAATTCAaatcctcagctcctctctgatGGCACATTGAATGTATGCTACATATGCTGACATaaaattacccccccccccccgcccattCAGAGCTATTTAAAGCCTCTCCGTTAATTAAATGCATTAAAATGACTCTTTATAAAAGGGCATCCGTAATAGTGGCATGATGGCACAGAGGGGAATGCCCAGACAGATTGGTGGGGGCAGAGGAAGGGTGGGCGGTATAGACTCATACTACAGATTCTGTTTGTTTGGGCTGTAGAAGCTAAATTTAAAACTCCTGGATTAGAAAAATGGAAGTAATAAAATGTAGCTGACTACAGTATCTTATAATTGAATTTGCACAGACAGATTAGGCGTCTTGTTCTCAGTACATGAGGGAGGGGTGAGCAGATGGAGTTTAGCACAGACAGCTGGAggtctgcagaggaaatgaaatgatgtCATGATATTTTTCGTTAATCTTTGCTCAGCTCAAAGAGTCGTTCAGTTTTATGAGCACTCTGGACAGAAATGAACGAGCGtcctcattaaaaacacacatccagTGCATGCAGAAATACAGCAGTAGGAAAAAAGAGGTGTCAAGAAACAAATCTTCCATTTTTGTTGAAAGCAGATTTTTCTTTCCGTTCCGGTCTTTGACATCTCATATGGTCACCAGGTTGAGAAACATCGCCCTAAAGTATAATGTGCTCCGGCACCACTGAAAACTGGCCTGAGCAAAGAAACAGGTGCACgattaaatgacaaaaaaaaaaagaacacaaatatctcagaaaaaAGTCCCAAGGAAAATGCCAAGAGAGCTTTAATAtaagtttatatttatacacacaaacatacatccCTGTAGTCATATATACTACAGTAGACTGCTATTTACTAAATTATTGTTGAATTATATATACTATCTGCTGCTGTCCCAgcttgggatcaataaagtttcttATTTAAATGTGACAGGTCCACAGGTCATGACTCCTTTAAATAGACGGACCCCGCTAACTGTCTGCTGAACATAAACACAGCCGAAACTCACCGTTTACTTTCTCTGCGGACTCTAAAACCTCCATGACTGCAGCACGACTCCTGTTGCGTTGAACAATAAACTTATTTTGTTGCTAATATGCGCAGTTAGGGCGCAAACATTAGCTGCACCCGCGTTTCCTGTTTTCAAAATAGAAGTCTTAAAACTGTGCAGTGACTGCCTTTAATATGAAATGTTGTTTCTGTCCCCAtcttacaaaaataaaactgtgccTAGAGGAAGGTTTTTTATAGCGATTAAAATCTGAGAATACAAACTTTGTGAACCTTGTactatatattaaaatatgctAAAGAAGTACATTTAACAATTCAACTTAAAATATACCCTACTACCTCCAAGTACGCAGATAATGATACTTCTTGTACCTTTTATAAACACAGCAAAGAAACTAACATTTATCATTTCTGATATACCTCTTGAATGTATTATTTGTTCCAATATTTATCCAGTAGATGGCGCCCTTTGGTATCTATTATTCTGCATAAGAAATATTTGATTCAGAAACAGAAATTTTCACACTCACTTCCACAATATCTAcaacacttttcttttaaatatttacctcTGCCAATACATATAATTTATCTATATTCTTAATTGTTTTATCTTTTCCATGCATTCATACATAAGAATGTACATTTCTGTTGTGATTAGatctttatttagaaaaaaaaaattaataataatattcagcCAGAGGACTCACTGCCGGATGTTGTGGTTTTCCACAgactccaaaataaaagctcaaatCACAAATCCCGTCCGGGTTTTTACCTACTCTCGCGTGGCTCCGGTGACGTCACGACGCGACCTCTCTCAGCCCACAAGTCACATGAGACGTTTCTTCtgctaaatgttgttttgtttcttcacgTTTCACTGATTTTTCTGCTAAAAAAAATCTTCCCTcgaagtgaaagtgaaacaggAACCGTCGTGGATCCAACATGGACGAGGACGGGCTTCCTATCGTGGGCTCCGGAGTGGATCTGACCAAGGTTCGTGTTCGGCTCGCTAACGTCAACACAGACACGATGAGAGGAAACCAGCTGTCATTGATGATTTCACGACTGTTTAGCTTTAATGGAAGCGGCCGAACATTTCACTACAAGCAGCACGTTTGAATCGTGTGAAGCCTCGAGGTGTCTACGTGACAGGGATTTAACAATCCACGTTTCTTAGTTCATTactgcacattttaaatgaagttcAATTTCCTTCTTCGTACGTTCAGAAAGTAAAGACTTTTACACATTATAAACATGTTAATTTCACTACATGAGAttcaaatgttcaaattcaCTCATTTTATAATAACGCGTCACTCAGAATAGCAGGAAATCCTCATATTTGAGAACGAGAAACAATAGAGTGATTGATCATTGTTCATGGTCTGTGCTCGAACAAATTCCTCAAATTATTCACTAACAATTAAAAACAGTCACGATAATTTGATGTGTGGTTGAACGGCTCATCTGTCCATCCCTGGTTTATTGTCCTGAAACAACTGAGCCACTTTTTCCCAACACACTGAGAAAATTAAAAGCAATATATATAGTAAAGGTTCAGAGTGCCATAATGGAAAAGTAGCCAAGTTTgcctttatttttctctgaaatTCTGCAGTAAAATCCCTTGAAActtgacacacagacagtgaagtTCACCACGAACAAGAGTCgggtgaaatatctgtgtcaatATCTTTTTGACTGTTGCAGGAGAGGGTAGAGATATTGCATCATACAGATGCTGTGAATTGCTTCACTTCCTTAGTACCTCACACTCTGCTGCTCATCTGCTTCTCACCCCCCGTGCTTAAGTATTTGTTCTGCTTCC
Above is a genomic segment from Hippoglossus hippoglossus isolate fHipHip1 chromosome 23, fHipHip1.pri, whole genome shotgun sequence containing:
- the LOC117757190 gene encoding tetraspanin-7-like, with the translated sequence MSSALPYDSLSARPSPSRRALDWEREQLAVRRLSCPQGLNLLTPPPLPRRPSAIPGYLLSPYQEQEEQSHHQHQRLSLSMCSEASLAPPAPPPVGTPPPCCRPVGVMHLLRLGLLAFSCLFWAAGLALFTLGVWAQISLADFMLLSANRYPNAPIILLSTGAAVTTWGFLGCLGVAANLPCVLRAYGFFQLAALIAGLAAGLSGLFYREDIAGGFRSGLQRAVAGYTEDEGRADALDSLQRALECCGAEGWRDWLTSDWASQHMTFLPYENSSSVSLPDSCCARRKGCKNRPLLSDDSDEVVAAGIHPHGCFRKVFSLVNDNVFHIAATVLGLAFTQIGGIVLACLLANKLAPRQRRRVVAH